One Thiocapsa bogorovii DNA segment encodes these proteins:
- a CDS encoding glutamate synthase subunit beta, with product MGKPTGFLEFERRDRHYQPAADRVVHYNEFVIPLADREVSEQGARCMDCGIPYCHQGCPVNNIIPDWNDLVYRDDWEAAIEVLHSTNNFPEFTGRICPAPCEAACTLNLDDNPVAIKTIECAIVDKAWTEGWIKPLVPERRTGKRVAVVGSGPAGLATAQQLARAGHQVHLFEKSDRIGGLLRYGIPDFKLSKSLIDRRMAQMRTEGVEFHTNAHIGLDIPVARLREEYDAVVLAGGSEKPRDLEVPGRELSGIHFAMDFLTRNSKRVQGSYVPDDDFISAHGKHVVVIGGGDTGSDCIGTSNRHGAKSVTQIEILDKPPEKEDKGLTWPEWPNRLRTSSSQEEGCERLWNVASKAFVGDENGRVKALRFELVRWERTDGGRWQMQPVPDSVGELKADLVLLAMGFVHPVHEGMIAELRESAGLELDPRGNIKGATDGSAAYHTSVDGVFCAGDMRRGQSLVVWAIREGRQCARAVDEWLMGRSDLAR from the coding sequence ATGGGTAAGCCGACCGGTTTCCTTGAGTTCGAGCGACGCGACCGACACTATCAGCCGGCTGCCGATCGCGTCGTGCATTACAACGAGTTCGTGATCCCGTTGGCGGATCGCGAGGTCAGCGAGCAAGGTGCCCGCTGCATGGACTGCGGAATCCCCTATTGTCATCAGGGGTGCCCGGTCAACAACATCATCCCGGACTGGAACGACTTGGTCTATCGGGATGACTGGGAGGCCGCGATCGAGGTTCTGCACTCGACCAACAACTTTCCGGAGTTCACCGGACGCATCTGTCCTGCGCCCTGCGAGGCCGCCTGCACTCTGAATTTGGATGATAATCCGGTCGCCATCAAGACCATCGAATGCGCCATCGTAGACAAGGCATGGACGGAGGGCTGGATCAAGCCGCTGGTCCCGGAGCGACGTACCGGAAAACGTGTCGCCGTGGTCGGTTCCGGGCCGGCCGGGCTGGCGACCGCCCAGCAGCTCGCGCGAGCCGGTCACCAGGTACATTTGTTCGAGAAGTCCGATCGCATCGGCGGGCTGCTGCGCTACGGCATCCCCGATTTCAAGCTAAGCAAATCGCTGATCGACCGACGGATGGCCCAGATGCGGACCGAGGGCGTCGAATTTCATACCAATGCCCACATCGGACTGGACATCCCGGTTGCCCGTTTGCGCGAGGAGTACGACGCGGTGGTCCTCGCCGGTGGATCGGAGAAGCCCCGTGACCTTGAGGTGCCCGGTCGCGAGTTGTCCGGGATCCATTTCGCGATGGACTTCCTGACGCGCAACAGCAAGCGTGTGCAGGGCTCGTATGTCCCCGATGACGACTTCATCAGCGCTCACGGCAAGCATGTTGTCGTGATCGGTGGTGGCGATACCGGCTCGGACTGTATTGGAACCTCCAATCGTCACGGCGCCAAATCGGTCACTCAGATCGAGATCCTGGACAAACCGCCGGAGAAGGAGGACAAGGGCTTAACCTGGCCGGAATGGCCGAATCGGTTGCGCACCTCAAGCTCCCAGGAGGAGGGTTGCGAGCGACTTTGGAACGTCGCGTCCAAGGCGTTCGTCGGCGACGAAAACGGTCGGGTCAAGGCGTTGCGTTTCGAGCTAGTACGCTGGGAGCGTACCGACGGAGGCCGCTGGCAGATGCAGCCCGTGCCGGACAGCGTCGGCGAGCTCAAGGCCGATTTGGTGCTCTTGGCCATGGGCTTCGTGCATCCCGTGCATGAAGGAATGATCGCCGAGCTGCGTGAGAGCGCGGGTCTCGAGCTCGACCCGCGCGGCAACATCAAGGGCGCCACCGACGGGTCCGCTGCTTATCACACGTCGGTCGACGGCGTCTTTTGCGCCGGAGACATGCGGCGCGGTCAG
- the aroK gene encoding shikimate kinase AroK translates to MMRAQNIFIVGPMGAGKSTVGRQLAETLSYTFKDSDQEIQRRTGVDIPTIFEFEGETGFRARERQVIEELVNEERIVLATGGGVILSPENRQDLAARGVVIYLHCSPEQQYARTARDRNRPLLDTDDPLAKLRELMEEREPLYRQVADMVVSTEKRGTSSVVKEISRRLESEEI, encoded by the coding sequence ATGATGCGCGCACAGAACATTTTTATCGTCGGCCCGATGGGCGCCGGCAAGAGTACGGTCGGACGGCAGCTCGCCGAGACGCTTTCCTACACCTTCAAGGACAGCGACCAGGAGATCCAGCGCCGCACCGGGGTGGACATCCCGACCATCTTCGAGTTCGAGGGCGAAACAGGATTTCGCGCCCGCGAGCGCCAAGTCATCGAGGAGCTGGTGAACGAGGAGCGGATCGTGCTCGCGACCGGCGGCGGGGTCATCTTGTCGCCGGAGAATCGGCAAGACTTGGCTGCGCGGGGCGTTGTCATCTATCTGCATTGCAGCCCGGAACAGCAATACGCCCGCACCGCCCGCGACCGGAATCGCCCCTTGTTGGACACGGATGATCCACTTGCGAAACTGCGCGAGCTGATGGAGGAGCGTGAGCCGCTCTATCGCCAGGTGGCCGATATGGTCGTTTCGACCGAAAAGCGGGGCACCAGCTCCGTGGTGAAGGAGATCTCTCGACGGTTGGAATCCGAAGAGATCTGA
- the aroB gene encoding 3-dehydroquinate synthase — MSWSLNVALGARAYPIHIGTGLISDPDLYRPHLFSSQVMIVTNETVAPLYLDAVRSALEGYHVEEVVLPDGEQHKTVEVWNRIFDALLQARFGRDCALVALGGGVVGDMAGFAAACYQRGVGFIQVPTTLLAQVDSSVGGKTGINHPAGKNMIGAFHQPRAVIADTATLATLPQRELSAGLAEVLKYGLIRDATFLAWLETHMAELLARDADALAYIIRRSCEIKAEIVAEDELEAGQRALLNLGHTFGHAIETATGYGTWLHGEAVGVGICMAADLSARKGWLTEGDVERVRRLVASAGLPVAAPDDLSADRFLQLMAVDKKVQDGQLRLVLLQQPGDAVVTGDVDPNLLRATLDSAAC, encoded by the coding sequence ATGTCTTGGAGCCTCAACGTCGCCCTCGGGGCGCGTGCCTATCCCATTCACATCGGTACCGGCCTGATCTCGGATCCGGATCTCTACCGGCCGCATTTGTTCAGCTCGCAGGTCATGATCGTGACCAACGAGACGGTTGCGCCGTTGTACCTGGACGCGGTTCGCTCGGCGCTGGAGGGATATCACGTCGAGGAGGTGGTGCTGCCCGACGGCGAGCAGCACAAGACAGTGGAGGTCTGGAACCGAATCTTCGACGCCTTGCTGCAGGCGCGTTTCGGACGCGACTGTGCGCTGGTGGCGCTCGGCGGGGGCGTGGTGGGCGATATGGCGGGATTCGCCGCCGCCTGTTATCAGCGCGGGGTCGGCTTTATCCAGGTGCCTACGACCTTGCTGGCGCAGGTGGACTCATCGGTGGGGGGCAAGACCGGCATCAACCATCCTGCCGGGAAAAACATGATCGGCGCCTTCCACCAGCCCAGGGCGGTGATCGCAGACACCGCGACCTTGGCGACATTGCCGCAACGCGAGCTCTCCGCCGGGTTGGCCGAAGTTCTGAAATACGGGCTCATCCGCGACGCGACCTTCCTCGCTTGGCTGGAAACGCATATGGCCGAGCTGCTTGCACGCGACGCCGACGCCTTGGCCTACATCATCCGCCGCTCCTGCGAGATCAAGGCCGAGATCGTTGCGGAAGACGAGCTCGAGGCGGGGCAGCGCGCGCTGCTCAACCTCGGGCACACCTTCGGGCATGCCATCGAGACCGCGACCGGTTACGGAACCTGGCTTCATGGCGAAGCGGTCGGGGTCGGAATCTGCATGGCAGCCGATCTCTCCGCCCGTAAGGGTTGGCTTACCGAGGGGGATGTCGAGCGGGTGCGCCGGCTCGTCGCAAGCGCGGGCCTGCCTGTCGCCGCCCCGGACGATCTCTCCGCCGATCGCTTTCTCCAGCTCATGGCGGTCGACAAAAAGGTTCAGGATGGTCAACTGCGCCTCGTCCTGCTGCAACAACCAGGGGACGCGGTCGTGACGGGCGACGTCGACCCAAATCTTCTGCGCGCGACCCTCGACTCCGCTGCCTGCTAA
- a CDS encoding pilus assembly protein PilP translates to MSRRLRSACMLGTMVLVALLLWGCDRSGTQELRAYVEEIKTRSPSPIEPLPEIQPVDAFIFEPNGRRDPFVMDTQTAAAARTDDSLAPDPLRPKEELESYPLDSLRMVGTVQQQDTRWALVRTREGLVYRVRVGNYLGMNNGQIVDITDDAIRVTEIVSEIPGDWRERSATLALTP, encoded by the coding sequence GTGAGCAGGCGACTGCGCTCGGCCTGCATGCTCGGGACGATGGTCTTGGTCGCGTTGCTCCTATGGGGGTGCGACCGCAGCGGGACGCAAGAGCTCAGGGCCTACGTCGAGGAGATCAAGACGCGCTCGCCGAGTCCGATCGAGCCTCTGCCGGAGATCCAACCCGTCGATGCCTTCATCTTCGAGCCCAACGGACGCCGGGACCCGTTCGTGATGGACACGCAAACCGCCGCGGCGGCCCGGACGGACGACAGTCTCGCACCTGATCCGCTGCGACCCAAGGAAGAGCTCGAGAGCTACCCCCTGGATTCGCTGCGCATGGTGGGCACGGTTCAGCAGCAAGATACGCGCTGGGCATTGGTTCGAACCCGCGAAGGCTTGGTCTATCGCGTGCGGGTCGGAAATTATCTCGGAATGAACAACGGGCAGATCGTGGATATCACCGACGACGCTATCCGGGTGACGGAGATCGTCTCCGAGATACCCGGTGACTGGCGCGAACGCTCGGCCACGCTCGCTCTCACCCCGTGA
- the gltB gene encoding glutamate synthase large subunit, translating to MSLRAYPPAQGLYDPANERDSCGVGFVCNIKNSKSHAIVRQGLEILKRLAHRGAVGADPKAGDGAGILVQIPDAFLRARVAFDLPPIGEYGVGMVFLPREADARALMQDIIDRHVREGGQRVLGWRDVPVDNSDLGQSVLPTEPLVQQVFIARGENCADQDAFERKLFVIRKRMDNEIRGAGYDQTSYYTASLSSRTLNYKGMLLADQVGNYYLDLSDEGFESAIALVHQRFSTNTFPTWDLAQPFRMICHNGEINTLRGNVNWMAARRHTMRSEILGEDLDTIWPLIPEGQSDSACFDNALELLVMGGYSLAHAMMVLIPEAWTGNRLMDEKRRAFYEYHTALMEPWDGPAAVAFTDGRQIGATLDRNGLRPARYLVTKDDMVVMASEMGVLDIAEERIVKKWRLQPGKMLLIDLEQGRIIDDAEIKTELAEAKPYGEWLKKTQIRLDELPTSVGPMSPDDATLLDAQQAFGYTQEDIKFLLSPMILTGQEAVGSMGADNPPSVLSSRPKHLSTYFKQNFAQVTNPPIDPIREELVMSLVCMIGPRPNLLGINEAGKHWRLETPQPVLTNQDLERIRHIEYSAGAAFRTSTLDMVYPASEGAEGMGPALDRLCEQAEQAVLAGYNILILSDRNTNLDQIPIPALLATSSVHHHLIRRGLRTSSGIVVETGAALEVHHFATLAGYGAEAINPYLAFDTIQSLLPHLAEPLTFEEAQKRYIKAVGKGLLKVMSKMGISMLESYGGAQIFDAIGLNTPFIQRYFTGTQSKVEGIGLKEVAEEAVRWHTQAYGREQIYRKHLDVGGDYAYRLRGEDHVWTPETISKLQHATRAKSFETFGEYSRLINDQSERLLTLRGLMELKFVSEPIPIQEVEPASAIVKRFATGAMSFGSISPEAHSTLAKAMNAIGGKSNTGEGGEEPERFQPLPDGSPNPERSAIKQVASGRFGVTTEYLVSADDIQIKIAQGAKPGEGGQLPGHKVSPQIARVRHSTPGVGLISPPPHHDIYSIEDLAQLIHDLKNVNPKARISVKLVSEVGVGTVAAGVSKAHADHVTIAGYDGGTGASPLTSIKHAGSPWEIGLAETHQTLVLNRLRGRIAVQVDGGMRTGRDVVIGALLGADEFGFATAPLIVEGCIMMRKCHLNTCPVGVATQDPELRRRFTGQPEHVINFFFFVAEEVRQLMAKLGFRTMNEMIGHSERLEMRRAISHWKARGLDFSRLLARPDVGSDVAIYNSERQDHGIDKALDHELIRQAEPALANREPVRIETEIRNYNRCFGAMLSGRVAERFGHAGLPDDTIHIKAKGTGGQSFGAWVAAGVTIELEGEANDYVGKGLSGGRLIIYPPAESAIERAEDNIIVGNTVLYGAISGECFFRGVAGERFCVRNSGAIAVVEGVGDHGCEYMTGGIAVVLGPTGRNFAAGMSGGVAYVLDEDGTFADHCNLAMVELEPIAREDDILEALEHQGGDLETHGLVDLSQDMSRYDAARLKQLVVNHLHYTNSDVARRILDDWDSYRDRFVKVMPVDYRLALETMQTRQSRPPQTIKQSKGIVDHG from the coding sequence ATGAGCCTTCGTGCCTATCCGCCCGCACAGGGTCTCTATGACCCGGCCAACGAACGCGATTCCTGCGGGGTCGGGTTCGTCTGCAACATCAAGAACAGCAAAAGCCATGCAATCGTCAGGCAGGGCCTGGAGATCCTGAAGCGTCTCGCCCACCGAGGCGCGGTCGGCGCGGATCCGAAGGCCGGCGACGGTGCAGGTATCCTGGTGCAGATCCCGGACGCCTTTCTTCGTGCGCGGGTCGCCTTCGACTTGCCGCCGATCGGCGAGTACGGGGTCGGCATGGTCTTCCTGCCCCGCGAGGCGGATGCGCGTGCGCTGATGCAGGACATCATCGATCGCCACGTCCGCGAGGGCGGACAGCGCGTGCTGGGTTGGCGAGACGTCCCGGTCGACAACAGCGATCTGGGCCAGAGCGTGCTACCGACCGAACCGCTGGTCCAGCAGGTGTTCATCGCCCGCGGCGAGAACTGTGCCGATCAGGACGCCTTCGAACGAAAGCTCTTCGTGATCCGCAAGCGGATGGACAACGAGATCCGCGGCGCCGGATATGATCAAACCTCTTACTACACCGCCTCGCTATCGTCGCGCACGCTCAACTACAAGGGCATGTTGCTCGCCGATCAGGTCGGCAACTACTACCTGGACCTCTCGGACGAGGGCTTCGAGTCCGCCATCGCGTTGGTGCATCAGCGCTTCTCGACCAATACCTTCCCGACCTGGGATCTGGCACAGCCGTTCCGCATGATCTGCCACAACGGCGAGATCAATACCCTGCGCGGCAACGTCAACTGGATGGCCGCGCGCCGACACACTATGCGCTCGGAGATCCTCGGCGAAGACCTCGACACGATCTGGCCCCTGATCCCGGAAGGCCAGTCGGACTCCGCGTGCTTCGACAATGCGCTTGAGCTGCTGGTGATGGGCGGTTATTCGCTCGCGCACGCGATGATGGTGCTGATCCCGGAAGCCTGGACCGGCAATCGCCTGATGGACGAGAAGCGGCGCGCCTTCTACGAATACCACACGGCGTTGATGGAGCCCTGGGACGGTCCCGCTGCGGTCGCCTTTACGGACGGGCGCCAGATCGGTGCGACGCTGGATCGCAACGGGCTGCGACCGGCGCGTTACCTCGTGACCAAAGACGACATGGTCGTGATGGCCTCCGAGATGGGCGTGCTCGACATCGCCGAGGAACGTATCGTCAAAAAGTGGCGTCTGCAGCCCGGTAAGATGCTCCTGATCGATCTTGAGCAGGGCCGCATCATCGACGATGCCGAGATCAAGACCGAACTCGCCGAGGCCAAGCCCTACGGCGAATGGCTCAAGAAGACGCAAATCCGACTCGACGAGCTGCCGACGAGCGTCGGACCGATGTCTCCGGACGATGCCACCCTGTTGGACGCCCAGCAGGCCTTCGGCTACACGCAAGAAGATATCAAGTTCCTCTTGAGCCCGATGATCCTCACGGGTCAAGAGGCCGTCGGCTCGATGGGTGCGGATAACCCGCCGTCTGTGCTGTCGAGCCGGCCCAAGCACCTTTCGACCTATTTCAAACAAAATTTCGCACAGGTCACCAATCCGCCGATCGACCCGATCCGTGAAGAGTTGGTGATGTCGCTGGTGTGCATGATCGGGCCGCGGCCGAACCTGCTGGGGATCAACGAGGCCGGCAAGCACTGGCGTCTCGAGACCCCGCAACCGGTGCTGACCAATCAAGACCTGGAGCGGATTCGGCATATCGAGTACAGCGCGGGGGCCGCGTTCAGGACCAGTACGCTCGACATGGTCTACCCCGCGTCCGAGGGTGCCGAAGGCATGGGCCCGGCCTTGGATCGCCTCTGCGAGCAGGCCGAGCAGGCGGTCTTGGCGGGCTACAACATCTTGATCCTCTCGGATCGCAACACCAATCTCGATCAGATCCCGATCCCGGCGCTGCTGGCCACCTCGTCGGTGCACCACCATCTGATTCGCCGCGGCCTGCGCACCAGTTCGGGCATCGTCGTCGAGACCGGTGCAGCCTTGGAGGTTCATCACTTCGCGACGCTGGCCGGGTATGGCGCCGAGGCGATCAATCCCTATCTGGCCTTCGATACGATCCAATCCCTACTGCCGCATCTCGCCGAGCCGCTGACCTTCGAAGAGGCCCAGAAGCGCTATATCAAGGCGGTCGGAAAGGGACTGCTCAAGGTCATGTCGAAGATGGGCATATCGATGCTCGAGTCCTACGGCGGGGCACAGATCTTCGACGCGATCGGATTGAACACGCCCTTCATCCAGCGTTACTTCACGGGTACCCAATCGAAGGTGGAAGGGATCGGTTTGAAGGAGGTTGCCGAGGAGGCGGTGCGTTGGCACACGCAGGCCTACGGGCGGGAGCAGATCTACCGCAAACACCTCGACGTCGGCGGGGACTACGCCTATCGGCTGCGCGGCGAGGATCATGTTTGGACCCCCGAGACCATTTCGAAACTACAGCACGCGACCCGTGCCAAGAGTTTTGAAACCTTCGGCGAATACTCCCGATTGATCAATGACCAGTCCGAGCGACTCCTGACCCTGCGCGGACTCATGGAGCTGAAGTTCGTATCCGAGCCGATCCCGATCCAAGAGGTCGAGCCGGCCAGCGCCATCGTCAAACGCTTCGCGACCGGCGCCATGTCCTTCGGGTCCATCTCGCCCGAGGCGCATTCCACGCTCGCCAAAGCGATGAATGCCATCGGCGGAAAGTCCAACACGGGTGAAGGCGGCGAAGAGCCCGAGCGCTTCCAGCCGTTGCCCGACGGATCGCCGAATCCGGAACGCTCGGCCATCAAGCAGGTCGCTTCGGGCCGTTTCGGCGTCACCACCGAGTATCTGGTGAGCGCGGACGATATCCAGATCAAGATCGCGCAAGGGGCCAAGCCGGGTGAAGGTGGGCAGCTGCCGGGACACAAGGTGAGCCCGCAGATCGCCAGGGTTCGTCATTCCACACCCGGTGTCGGACTCATTTCCCCGCCGCCGCATCACGACATCTACTCGATCGAGGATTTGGCACAGCTCATCCACGATCTGAAGAACGTCAACCCGAAGGCCCGCATCTCGGTCAAGCTGGTCTCCGAGGTCGGCGTCGGAACGGTCGCCGCGGGGGTATCCAAGGCCCACGCCGACCACGTGACGATTGCCGGTTACGATGGAGGCACGGGCGCGAGCCCGCTGACATCCATCAAGCACGCCGGGTCCCCTTGGGAGATCGGCCTGGCCGAGACCCATCAGACCCTCGTCCTCAACCGGCTACGCGGGCGCATCGCTGTTCAGGTCGACGGCGGCATGCGTACCGGACGGGACGTGGTGATCGGGGCATTGCTGGGGGCCGACGAGTTCGGTTTCGCGACCGCGCCCTTGATCGTCGAAGGCTGCATCATGATGCGCAAGTGTCACCTCAACACCTGTCCGGTCGGTGTCGCGACCCAGGACCCCGAGCTGCGCAGGCGCTTCACCGGCCAGCCCGAGCACGTGATCAATTTCTTCTTCTTCGTGGCCGAAGAGGTCCGTCAGTTGATGGCCAAGCTCGGATTCCGCACGATGAACGAGATGATCGGCCATTCCGAGCGCCTGGAGATGCGCCGCGCGATCTCGCATTGGAAGGCCCGAGGGCTTGATTTCTCGCGGTTGCTGGCGCGCCCGGATGTCGGCTCGGACGTGGCGATCTACAACAGCGAGCGCCAGGATCACGGGATCGACAAGGCACTAGATCATGAGCTGATTCGTCAAGCCGAGCCGGCCCTCGCGAACCGCGAGCCGGTGCGAATCGAGACCGAAATCAGGAACTACAACCGCTGTTTCGGCGCGATGCTGTCGGGTCGGGTTGCCGAGCGCTTCGGCCATGCCGGCTTGCCCGATGACACCATCCATATCAAGGCCAAGGGTACGGGCGGTCAGTCATTCGGGGCCTGGGTGGCCGCGGGTGTCACGATCGAGCTCGAGGGCGAGGCCAACGACTATGTCGGCAAGGGGCTTTCGGGCGGACGGCTCATCATCTATCCCCCGGCGGAATCCGCGATCGAGCGTGCCGAGGACAACATCATCGTCGGCAACACGGTGCTTTACGGTGCGATCAGCGGCGAATGCTTCTTTCGGGGCGTGGCGGGCGAGCGTTTTTGCGTCCGCAACTCCGGGGCCATCGCCGTGGTCGAAGGCGTCGGCGACCATGGCTGCGAGTACATGACGGGCGGTATCGCCGTGGTGCTCGGTCCGACGGGGAGAAACTTTGCGGCCGGGATGTCCGGCGGTGTCGCCTACGTGCTGGACGAAGACGGCACCTTTGCCGACCACTGCAATCTGGCGATGGTCGAGCTTGAGCCGATCGCACGTGAAGACGACATCCTCGAGGCGCTTGAGCACCAGGGCGGCGATCTCGAGACGCACGGGCTCGTGGATCTCAGCCAGGACATGAGCCGTTACGATGCCGCCCGCCTCAAGCAGCTCGTGGTGAACCATCTGCACTACACCAACTCCGATGTGGCGCGGCGGATCCTCGATGATTGGGACAGCTACCGAGATCGCTTCGTCAAGGTCATGCCGGTCGATTATCGCTTGGCCCTCGAGACGATGCAGACCCGACAAAGCCGTCCGCCACAGACGATCAAGCAGTCGAAGGGGATTGTAGATCATGGGTAA
- the pilQ gene encoding type IV pilus secretin PilQ, whose translation MNSPYRLRPRGLRGTLRVVLQCVALLGVSIGAADVGAVDLTDVEFAAQPGNRVEIQLLFSGPVSAPQTFDTVSPARIALDFEGVANRLERRAVPIGVGPVHSLVAVEASDRARVVINLNDSVPYRVTTEGNRVRVDIDARSEPEAAPAPSPASAAARAQPRAPASAPWDRPASDGGSAPGPSVRDIDFRRGPEGEGRVLITLPSATTRVTVREQGSRVLVDVIDAALPQRLFRRLDVVDFATPVVAIESRPKGRNVEVNVQTGSDFEYMAYQTDNLFTLELRPLTSAEKERLAREKVVYDGERLSLNFQDIEVRAVLQLLADFTDLNLVASDSVGGNITLRLKNVPWDQALDIILKTKNLTKRQEGNVIMVGPFDEIVGHEERTLTADQRLEELAPIRSEFIPVKFAKAAEIAAFIRGASSLQSTARAQSGLGATGRDARQFDRTVSESTKDSILTPGRGSVTFDERTNTLLVMDTSARLDQIREIVARLDIPVRQVMIESRVVIANNDFTRDLGVRFGLATSMGALYNNEMLIGGGLPGNLTGRGNYDAGPFGLNTAGEPNNSIILNPVATDTPSLLVNLPAADPSGAVNFLIGKVGSYLLQLELSAMQREGRGEVISSPRVITSDQKEARIEVGKKIPYSTTSQDGTNVQFENATLSLTVTPAITPDDRIIMDLVVTKDEPDFSRVVDGTPTINTREIETRVLVDNGETVVLGGVYERTKIFAKEQVPWLGDVPVLGRLFKQEAREDNNSELLIFVTPKILKGDLIGN comes from the coding sequence ATGAACAGCCCCTATCGACTGCGCCCGCGCGGACTCCGCGGCACCCTCCGAGTGGTGCTCCAGTGCGTCGCTCTGCTCGGTGTGTCCATCGGCGCGGCAGATGTTGGCGCCGTCGATCTCACGGATGTCGAGTTCGCGGCACAACCGGGGAATCGCGTGGAGATCCAGCTCCTCTTCTCCGGTCCGGTCAGCGCTCCGCAGACCTTCGACACCGTGTCTCCGGCGCGGATCGCACTGGATTTCGAGGGTGTCGCGAACCGACTCGAGCGCAGAGCCGTCCCGATCGGCGTGGGTCCGGTCCATAGCCTGGTCGCGGTGGAGGCGAGCGATCGCGCGCGTGTGGTGATCAATCTCAACGATTCGGTGCCGTACCGGGTGACCACCGAAGGCAATCGCGTGCGGGTCGATATCGACGCTCGGAGTGAGCCGGAAGCGGCCCCGGCCCCGTCGCCGGCGTCTGCTGCCGCGCGGGCACAGCCCCGGGCGCCGGCTTCCGCACCTTGGGATCGTCCCGCCTCGGACGGAGGCAGCGCCCCGGGGCCGAGTGTTCGCGACATCGATTTTCGTCGAGGCCCCGAGGGCGAGGGGCGTGTCCTGATCACGCTTCCGAGTGCGACAACCCGGGTCACCGTGCGGGAGCAGGGAAGCCGTGTTCTTGTCGACGTCATCGATGCGGCGCTTCCCCAGCGTTTGTTTCGCCGGCTCGACGTCGTGGACTTCGCAACACCCGTCGTGGCAATCGAGTCCCGGCCCAAGGGACGCAATGTCGAGGTCAACGTCCAGACCGGCAGCGACTTCGAGTACATGGCCTATCAGACCGACAACCTCTTCACGCTGGAGCTACGCCCCCTGACCTCGGCCGAAAAGGAGCGTCTCGCGCGGGAAAAGGTCGTTTACGACGGGGAGCGGCTCTCGCTGAATTTCCAGGACATCGAGGTGCGGGCGGTCCTGCAGTTGCTCGCCGACTTCACCGATCTGAACCTGGTGGCGAGCGATTCGGTGGGCGGCAACATTACCTTGCGCTTGAAGAATGTCCCCTGGGATCAGGCGCTCGACATTATCCTCAAGACCAAGAACCTGACCAAGCGCCAGGAAGGCAACGTCATCATGGTGGGTCCTTTCGACGAGATCGTCGGACATGAAGAGCGCACCCTGACCGCCGATCAGCGTCTCGAGGAGTTGGCACCGATTCGCTCGGAGTTCATTCCGGTCAAGTTCGCCAAGGCCGCGGAGATCGCCGCCTTCATTCGGGGTGCATCCAGCCTGCAGTCGACCGCCAGGGCCCAATCGGGGCTGGGCGCGACCGGCCGCGATGCACGCCAGTTCGATCGCACCGTAAGCGAATCCACGAAAGACTCTATCCTCACGCCGGGGCGCGGCAGCGTGACCTTCGACGAGCGTACCAACACCCTCCTGGTCATGGATACCTCTGCTCGCCTGGACCAGATCCGCGAGATCGTCGCCCGGCTGGACATCCCGGTCCGGCAGGTGATGATCGAGTCCCGAGTGGTCATCGCCAACAACGACTTCACGCGCGATCTGGGCGTACGCTTCGGTCTCGCGACCTCGATGGGCGCTCTGTACAACAACGAGATGCTCATCGGCGGTGGCCTACCCGGCAATCTGACCGGACGCGGCAACTATGACGCCGGACCCTTCGGGCTGAACACTGCCGGCGAGCCGAACAACTCGATCATCCTCAACCCCGTCGCGACCGACACCCCTTCCCTGCTCGTGAACCTCCCGGCAGCCGATCCTTCGGGCGCGGTCAACTTCCTGATCGGGAAGGTCGGCTCTTACCTGCTTCAACTGGAGCTTTCGGCCATGCAACGCGAGGGACGGGGCGAGGTGATCTCGAGTCCGCGCGTCATCACCTCCGATCAAAAGGAGGCGAGGATCGAGGTAGGCAAGAAGATCCCCTATTCGACCACCTCTCAAGACGGGACGAACGTGCAGTTCGAGAACGCCACCTTGAGTCTCACCGTCACGCCCGCGATTACACCCGACGACCGGATCATCATGGATCTGGTCGTGACCAAGGATGAACCCGATTTCAGCCGTGTCGTGGACGGAACCCCGACCATCAACACGCGCGAGATCGAAACGCGAGTCTTGGTCGACAACGGAGAGACCGTCGTTTTAGGCGGTGTCTACGAGCGGACCAAGATCTTTGCAAAGGAGCAGGTCCCGTGGCTGGGAGACGTGCCGGTCCTCGGGCGTCTCTTCAAACAAGAGGCTCGTGAAGACAACAACTCGGAGCTCCTGATCTTTGTCACGCCGAAGATCCTCAAGGGCGACCTGATTGGAAACTAG